In Desulfovibrio porci, one DNA window encodes the following:
- a CDS encoding efflux transporter outer membrane subunit: MNAPYTIRRAPAFAAIRALTLAATFALLLSACSLAPRYERPEQDIPEQWRKVDLGSAPLNTDWWTRFNDPVLTALVEEALKNNQDLAESLARIDSAAAQVGVATSALFPYVSADGGASSQSSSTRVANYSTQADRTNTNYQGSLNASWELDFWGKYRNNRTMLSDVLMNSVVGHEALRLSVAGQTAQGYFALLALDMQLDTARRTLKSREDAFGIYTSRYKQGDITELDWQRARAEVETARAQVHTSTVAVDQAEAALAVLLGRSPRDIINSAMPRGMAIGMLPSPPVLPAGLPSELLERRPDVRAAEYLVMAYNANIGVARAQFFPSISLTGMLGTLSAAVGNLFINPSAAWSYGASGTLPILDFGNNWYNLKDAEAQKKAAIAVYLKTVQTAFQDIRTSLTSQREADAIVRSMQIQVESLRRAVDIARLQYDNGYTDYLTVLDAERQLFSAELQLAAALRDRLNAVVSVCMALGGGWADPGKSPSFPVVNTERLLQEETGVGKTAPAAAPASNGN; the protein is encoded by the coding sequence ATGAACGCCCCCTATACAATCCGTCGGGCTCCGGCTTTTGCCGCGATCCGCGCGCTGACGCTGGCGGCGACGTTCGCCTTGCTGCTTTCCGCCTGCTCGCTGGCGCCGCGTTATGAGCGGCCTGAACAGGACATTCCCGAACAGTGGCGGAAGGTGGATCTGGGGTCCGCGCCGCTGAACACGGACTGGTGGACCCGCTTCAACGATCCTGTGCTCACGGCCCTGGTCGAGGAAGCCTTGAAAAACAATCAGGATCTGGCCGAATCCCTGGCCAGGATCGACTCCGCCGCGGCGCAGGTGGGCGTGGCCACATCCGCCCTGTTCCCGTATGTCAGCGCTGACGGCGGCGCGAGCTCGCAAAGCTCGTCCACCCGGGTCGCCAATTACAGCACTCAGGCCGACCGCACCAACACCAACTACCAGGGTTCGCTCAACGCCTCCTGGGAGCTGGATTTCTGGGGCAAGTACCGCAATAACCGCACCATGCTCAGCGACGTGCTGATGAACAGCGTGGTGGGACATGAGGCCCTGCGGCTTTCCGTGGCCGGGCAGACGGCTCAGGGCTATTTCGCCCTGCTGGCCCTGGACATGCAGCTGGACACGGCCCGGCGTACCCTGAAGAGCCGCGAAGACGCCTTCGGCATCTACACCAGCCGCTACAAGCAGGGCGACATCACCGAACTTGACTGGCAGCGGGCCAGGGCCGAGGTGGAAACCGCCCGCGCCCAGGTGCACACCAGCACCGTGGCGGTGGATCAGGCCGAAGCGGCGCTGGCCGTGCTGTTGGGTCGCTCGCCGCGCGACATCATCAACAGCGCCATGCCGCGCGGCATGGCCATCGGCATGCTGCCTTCGCCTCCGGTGCTGCCCGCCGGTCTGCCCTCCGAACTGCTGGAGCGGCGTCCCGACGTGCGCGCCGCCGAATACCTGGTCATGGCTTATAACGCCAATATCGGCGTGGCCCGCGCCCAGTTTTTCCCCTCCATCTCCCTGACGGGCATGCTGGGCACGCTCAGCGCGGCTGTGGGCAATCTTTTCATCAATCCGTCCGCGGCCTGGAGCTACGGCGCCAGCGGCACGCTGCCCATCCTGGACTTCGGCAACAACTGGTACAACCTGAAGGACGCCGAGGCGCAGAAAAAAGCCGCCATCGCGGTGTATCTGAAGACCGTGCAGACTGCCTTCCAGGATATCCGCACCTCGCTTACCTCCCAGCGCGAGGCGGACGCCATTGTGCGCAGCATGCAGATCCAGGTGGAAAGCCTGCGCCGCGCCGTGGACATCGCCCGCCTGCAATACGACAACGGCTATACCGACTATCTGACCGTACTGGATGCCGAACGCCAGCTTTTCTCCGCCGAGCTGCAACTGGCCGCGGCCCTGCGCGACCGCCTCAACGCGGTAGTCAGCGTGTGCATGGCGCTGGGCGGCGGCTGGGCTGATCCGGGCAAGAGCCCGAGCTTCCCGGTGGTCAACACCGAGCGTCTGTTGCAGGAAGAAACCGGCGTGGGCAAAACGGCGCCCGCCGCCGCACCCGCGTCGAACGGCAACTAA